Proteins from a single region of Bdellovibrio bacteriovorus HD100:
- a CDS encoding glycerophosphodiester phosphodiesterase has protein sequence MIGFKNVLIWALLFCLSGFLVGCAQECGSNAIYPADISYEGHRMATKSSGHSFPHNSLESLKDLIASEVSTVEFDVRSTRDNELIIMHDSDTCSYGEKNVVISKTMLSEMPRMKGGFKVPTMQEVVSMLTGRRFATVLIDMKAAGSDSIKRFEDMVKELIVDHDKVVILYDYSDRTLRKSMCDIAYRNGIEVQNYKFQVICR, from the coding sequence ATGATTGGTTTTAAGAATGTATTGATATGGGCGTTGTTATTTTGCTTGAGTGGTTTTTTGGTAGGCTGCGCCCAAGAGTGCGGCAGCAATGCTATTTACCCGGCCGATATTTCATATGAAGGCCATCGCATGGCAACTAAATCTTCAGGACATAGCTTCCCCCATAATTCGCTAGAGAGCTTGAAAGACCTAATTGCGTCGGAAGTCTCAACCGTCGAGTTTGACGTGCGATCCACCAGGGACAATGAGTTGATCATCATGCATGATTCAGATACCTGTAGCTATGGTGAAAAGAATGTTGTGATTTCTAAAACAATGCTGTCAGAAATGCCAAGAATGAAGGGTGGGTTTAAGGTGCCCACCATGCAAGAAGTCGTAAGTATGTTGACGGGGCGAAGATTCGCAACTGTTCTTATCGATATGAAAGCTGCCGGAAGTGATTCGATCAAACGTTTTGAGGATATGGTTAAAGAGTTGATCGTAGATCATGATAAAGTAGTTATTTTATATGACTATTCCGACAGGACATTAAGAAAATCAATGTGTGATATTGCTTATAGAAACGGTATTGAGGTCCAAAACTACAAGTTTCAGGTTATTTGCAGATAG
- a CDS encoding polysaccharide biosynthesis protein yields the protein MIHHWFYKESQMFVRIAGLPRRIKIFIMLFCDVILLPLALYSAIALRLGTIRPEVSPFWWLFLAIPFLTVPIFVRVGLYRAVIRYMDDRIIATVFYGVSLSVLLLTAAVVMGNVTGVPRSSIVIYWIIAIAYITSSRFIARGVLRSLEREQDRRQPVAIYGAGRSGLQTALALMSGPEFRPVAFFDDNRQLHGTSVAGIRVYSPDEALNIMGAEDCNQLLIAMPSASRSRRREIIQRFENVDIRLKTLPGIGELVDGKVRIEDIREVGVEDLLGRDPVPPFEDLIKSCIRDKVVLVTGAGGSIGSELCRQIILNTPKKLIIFEQAEYALYKIEQDILKHRINFEVVPVLGDVLNTEHLEKIIASHGVQTIYHAAAYKHVPLVESNVIAGIVNNVFGTLSASKAAIKCKVETFVLISTDKAVRPTNIMGASKRLAELVLQGLSQDKSHSTRFCMVRFGNVLGSSGSVVPLFKEQIRHGGPVTVTHPDITRYFMTIPEAAQLVLQAGAMGKGGDVFVLDMGESVKIVDLAKKMIELSGLEVRNPDTGQGDISIEFTGLRPGEKLYEELLIGENVSWTAHPRIMTAEEASIELSKLMQSLDQMRSACSTGDEPAVREVLKRLVPEYKPT from the coding sequence ATGATCCATCACTGGTTTTATAAGGAATCTCAGATGTTTGTGCGTATTGCGGGGCTGCCGCGAAGAATTAAGATTTTCATCATGCTTTTCTGCGACGTCATTCTTCTTCCGCTGGCGTTGTATTCAGCAATAGCTTTGCGGTTGGGTACAATTCGTCCCGAAGTTTCTCCGTTTTGGTGGCTGTTTCTTGCTATTCCATTTCTGACTGTTCCCATCTTTGTTCGTGTCGGTTTGTATCGCGCAGTTATCCGATACATGGATGATCGAATTATTGCTACTGTCTTTTATGGTGTGAGTCTTTCTGTGTTGCTGCTTACCGCGGCCGTAGTAATGGGAAATGTTACGGGTGTTCCGCGTTCATCCATAGTGATTTACTGGATTATTGCGATTGCTTATATTACTTCGAGTCGTTTTATCGCCCGAGGTGTGTTGCGCTCTTTAGAGCGAGAGCAAGATCGCAGGCAACCCGTAGCTATTTACGGTGCAGGCCGATCTGGTTTGCAAACGGCTTTGGCACTGATGTCCGGTCCTGAGTTCAGGCCGGTTGCATTCTTCGACGATAATAGACAGCTGCACGGGACTAGTGTTGCTGGTATCCGCGTTTACTCTCCTGACGAAGCTTTGAATATCATGGGTGCTGAGGACTGCAATCAGCTTCTCATCGCAATGCCTTCAGCAAGCAGATCCCGCCGCCGTGAAATCATCCAACGTTTCGAAAATGTCGACATTCGCTTAAAAACTCTTCCAGGCATTGGCGAACTTGTCGATGGTAAGGTCCGTATCGAAGACATCCGCGAGGTGGGCGTCGAGGATCTGTTGGGCCGCGATCCTGTTCCACCGTTTGAAGACCTGATTAAGTCATGCATTCGCGATAAGGTCGTATTGGTGACAGGGGCGGGCGGATCTATTGGCTCTGAGTTGTGTCGGCAGATCATCTTGAACACCCCGAAGAAGCTGATCATCTTTGAGCAGGCCGAGTACGCACTGTACAAGATCGAGCAAGATATCCTTAAGCACCGTATTAATTTTGAAGTTGTGCCGGTTCTGGGTGATGTTCTAAATACCGAACATTTAGAAAAAATTATCGCAAGCCACGGAGTTCAAACGATCTATCACGCGGCTGCCTATAAACACGTGCCCCTTGTTGAATCCAATGTCATTGCGGGCATTGTGAACAATGTCTTTGGAACCCTGTCGGCATCAAAAGCGGCTATCAAATGTAAGGTAGAAACCTTTGTTCTGATTTCCACCGACAAGGCGGTTCGACCAACAAACATTATGGGTGCTTCAAAACGTCTGGCCGAGCTGGTTTTGCAAGGGTTGTCTCAGGATAAGTCCCATTCTACGCGTTTTTGCATGGTTCGTTTCGGAAATGTACTAGGGTCCTCCGGCTCTGTCGTACCTTTGTTTAAAGAACAGATTCGTCACGGGGGCCCGGTTACTGTAACTCATCCCGATATCACTCGTTACTTCATGACCATCCCCGAAGCGGCTCAGCTTGTTTTGCAGGCCGGAGCCATGGGTAAGGGCGGGGATGTCTTCGTGCTTGATATGGGCGAATCAGTAAAGATCGTGGATCTTGCAAAAAAGATGATCGAGCTCAGTGGTCTTGAGGTTCGAAACCCAGATACCGGACAAGGTGATATCAGTATAGAATTCACCGGACTTCGCCCTGGCGAAAAGCTGTATGAAGAATTGCTTATCGGTGAAAACGTAAGCTGGACTGCTCACCCTCGAATCATGACAGCGGAAGAGGCTTCGATCGAATTGTCTAAGCTTATGCAGTCTTTAGATCAGATGCGCAGCGCATGCAGTACGGGTGATGAGCCTGCCGTGCGCGAGGTGCTAAAAAGATTGGTGCCGGAGTATAAGCCGACTTAA
- a CDS encoding class I SAM-dependent methyltransferase translates to MYFFGSKDIKFYVQNWIENRKDFFAGKDVLDLPAGNGVSARQLHALGANVVAGDLIPEFFRVPEINCAYVDLAEKLPYADQTFAFILCQEGIEHVTDQLRVLAEFARVLKSQGTLLVTTPNYSNLRARMSYLFNESELMGKIMPPNEIDSVWFNPDRQNKMYFGHVNLIGIQRLRLFAKLAGLELVKVHANRVNYTALMLFPLIYPFVCYFSWASYRRMKRKQGADAANQVREVFALALSPAILLQNHLLVEFVKTAEPRTAVGRKTNLAHDFVT, encoded by the coding sequence ATGTATTTCTTCGGTTCAAAAGACATTAAGTTTTACGTACAAAATTGGATTGAGAATCGAAAGGATTTCTTTGCTGGCAAAGATGTCCTGGATTTGCCAGCCGGGAATGGTGTTTCAGCAAGGCAGCTTCATGCTCTGGGTGCCAACGTCGTTGCCGGCGACCTGATTCCAGAATTCTTCCGTGTTCCAGAGATCAACTGTGCCTATGTCGACCTCGCCGAAAAACTTCCATATGCAGATCAAACTTTCGCCTTTATCTTGTGTCAGGAGGGCATAGAACACGTAACCGATCAGCTCCGGGTTCTGGCCGAGTTCGCGCGAGTTCTTAAAAGCCAGGGCACATTATTGGTCACAACTCCCAATTATTCCAATTTGCGGGCTCGAATGTCGTACCTTTTTAATGAAAGTGAACTCATGGGTAAGATTATGCCACCCAATGAAATCGACAGCGTTTGGTTCAATCCCGATCGCCAAAACAAGATGTATTTTGGGCATGTGAATCTTATTGGTATCCAAAGACTTAGGCTCTTTGCAAAACTTGCCGGCTTGGAGCTGGTCAAAGTTCATGCGAATCGGGTGAATTATACAGCCCTGATGTTGTTTCCTTTGATTTATCCTTTTGTCTGCTATTTTTCATGGGCGTCGTATCGTCGAATGAAAAGAAAGCAGGGGGCTGATGCCGCAAACCAGGTCCGCGAAGTTTTTGCGTTAGCGCTTTCTCCTGCTATTTTGTTGCAGAATCATTTGCTCGTCGAGTTCGTCAAAACGGCGGAACCCCGCACAGCGGTTGGTAGAAAAACTAACTTGGCCCATGACTTTGTGACTTAG
- a CDS encoding nitronate monooxygenase: MQFNHPIVIQGGMGIAVSDWRLAKTVSQTGQLGVVSGTAINSVLVRRLQDGDAAGDCRRALKAFPSQEIAQKILDTYFIEGGRPANQPYKRPPMFNLESPKALLQLTVAASFVEVWLAREGHNGLIGLNLLEKVVLPNLACLYGGLLAGVDYVIMGAGIPREIPGALDLLAQNQKATLKVPVAGAAEDGITSFDPQSVMEGTELVPLKRPYFFPIVSSAILAANLKKKSTGRVDGFIVEGPLAGGHNAPPRGPMKLNERGEPVYGTRDEVCLKEMAALELPFWMAGYYATPEKLAEVRAQGAHGVQVGTLFAFSEESGVKEEHKAQALKKITTETAPEGGWIFTDPRSSPTGFPFKAARLSGTISEEALYLSRKRICDLGYLRHAYQKPDGSVGQRCPAEPVNDYVKKGGLEEDTVGRKCLCNALMADVGMGQIQAGGVEEQPLLTAGDDLNNVARMLKGKSSYSARDVVAYLLGLDGTAQVALQSEAPLTV, from the coding sequence ATGCAATTTAATCATCCGATCGTAATACAAGGTGGCATGGGGATCGCAGTCTCTGACTGGCGTTTGGCAAAGACAGTTTCACAAACAGGCCAGTTGGGCGTTGTTTCTGGAACTGCGATCAATTCAGTTCTAGTTCGTCGTCTGCAAGATGGTGATGCTGCCGGCGACTGCCGCCGTGCTTTGAAAGCCTTCCCTTCCCAGGAAATCGCTCAGAAGATTCTGGACACATATTTCATCGAAGGTGGTCGCCCAGCGAACCAGCCTTACAAACGTCCTCCGATGTTCAACCTGGAATCTCCAAAGGCCTTGTTACAGCTGACTGTGGCCGCAAGCTTTGTTGAAGTGTGGCTGGCGCGTGAAGGTCACAATGGTTTGATCGGCTTGAACCTTTTGGAAAAAGTGGTTCTGCCAAATCTGGCGTGCCTTTACGGCGGCCTGCTGGCGGGTGTGGATTACGTGATCATGGGTGCGGGTATTCCGCGTGAAATCCCGGGGGCTTTGGATCTGCTTGCTCAGAACCAAAAAGCGACTTTGAAAGTTCCGGTCGCGGGTGCGGCTGAAGATGGCATTACATCTTTTGATCCGCAGTCTGTGATGGAGGGCACTGAGCTTGTCCCACTGAAACGCCCTTACTTCTTCCCGATCGTTTCCTCTGCAATTCTGGCAGCGAATCTGAAAAAGAAATCCACAGGTCGCGTCGATGGCTTTATCGTGGAAGGTCCTTTGGCTGGCGGCCACAATGCGCCTCCACGCGGTCCAATGAAGTTGAATGAACGCGGCGAGCCGGTTTATGGAACTCGCGATGAAGTGTGCTTGAAGGAAATGGCGGCTTTGGAGCTTCCGTTCTGGATGGCGGGTTATTATGCGACTCCGGAAAAGCTGGCTGAAGTTCGCGCTCAGGGTGCACACGGCGTTCAAGTGGGAACTTTGTTTGCCTTCTCGGAAGAATCCGGCGTGAAGGAAGAACACAAGGCCCAGGCTTTGAAGAAAATCACGACCGAAACTGCCCCTGAAGGTGGCTGGATCTTTACCGATCCTCGCTCTTCACCAACGGGTTTTCCGTTTAAGGCCGCTCGTCTTTCGGGAACTATTTCTGAAGAAGCTTTGTACCTGTCCCGCAAACGTATTTGCGATCTGGGTTATTTGCGCCATGCTTACCAAAAGCCAGACGGCAGTGTGGGTCAAAGATGCCCTGCTGAACCGGTGAATGATTATGTTAAAAAAGGCGGCTTGGAAGAAGACACTGTCGGACGCAAATGTCTGTGCAATGCTTTGATGGCTGACGTTGGCATGGGGCAAATCCAGGCCGGCGGCGTGGAAGAGCAGCCTTTGTTGACGGCGGGTGATGACTTGAACAATGTCGCTCGTATGTTGAAGGGAAAAAGCTCTTACAGTGCGAGGGATGTTGTGGCTTATCTGCTGGGCCTTGATGGCACGGCACAGGTTGCACTTCAATCTGAGGCCCCGCTGACAGTATAA